In Nicotiana tabacum cultivar K326 chromosome 17, ASM71507v2, whole genome shotgun sequence, one DNA window encodes the following:
- the LOC107799403 gene encoding uncharacterized protein LOC107799403 isoform X1, translated as MGRISGNLLFALAVIFLLHDHTSIATVPSISTDVAALLALKSHISFYPNNILARNWSSSTPVCSWIGITCSSSHNRVTALNISSMQLHGTIPPHLGNLSFLVSLDISNNTFYRELPEELAHLQRLKLIDVTSNNFTGVIPSFLRLLPDLRIVRLSSNQFSGEIPSSLSNLTKLEVLNIQGNYLEGEIPQELGHLRYMTILDLQYNWLTGSIPPSIFNITTMQVIALTSNNLTGKLPTTICDHLPNLEMLYLSTNYLEGVIPPNIGKCRKLQFLSLSVNEFIGTIPRELANLTALRILELREQHLEGEIPVELGNLRKLRALLLYQNMFTGTVPSSIFNMSELQHLGLGGNELTGTLPSDLGCGMPSLEEFSCAQNHFSGFVSSTISNSSRLIGLEFSFNSFTGPIPKSLGNLKYLEFLNLWGNNFSSDSSMSFLTSLTDCRNLKVLWFADNPLGGVFPSSVGNFSNSLQSFVGQDCQLKGVIPEEIGNLTGVTKMSLSNNELTGHIPNTIQGMLSLQELYLQNNKLEGTIPDVICNLKKLGALNLSRNQFAGSVPPCLGKVTNLRNINLAYNRLNSSLPAALGDLHDLIEFNVSSNLLGGQIPMEIGNLNAATLIDLSKNDFFGKIPITLRSLDKLTKLSLAHNRLDGPIPDSFGKMLALEFLDLSYNNLSGEIPKSLEALVYLKYLNISFNELSGEIPTGGPFTNATDQSFLSNDALCGDSKFHVSPCVIKSTKTKKAILALYTLLGVGLLFLALTFAYVYLRMRMLKKNAGQAEVFPVKGHERISYYELEQATEGFNESNLLGNGSFSTVYKGTLKDGTPLAAKVFNVQLEGAFKSFDTECEMLRNLRHRNLTKIITSCSNLDFKALVLEYMPNGTLDKWLYSHNLFLNLLQRLDIIIDVASAMDYLHNGFLAPMVHSDLKPSNVLLDQEMVGHVTDFGIAKLLGAGEAFIQTGTIATLGYIAPEYGQHGIVSTSCDVYSFGILMMETFTRMRPSDEIFTGDLTIRRWVSDSFPSRIHKVVDANLVQPGNDQTDAKLQCVLSIMNLALSCTLVAPDARISMGDALSALRMIRLEFVSSLH; from the exons ATGGGCAGAATTAGTGGCAATCTTCTCTTTGCTCTTGCAGTTATCTTTCTGCTTCATGATCATACTTCAATTGCTACTGTTCCCAGTATTAGCACTGATGTAGCTGCTCTTCTTGCTTTGAAATCTCACATTTCTTTTTATCCTAACAATATATTAGCAAGAAACTGGTCTTCTTCCACCCCAGTTTGCAGCTGGATTGGAATCACTTGCAGCTCCAGCCATAATCGAGTCACAGCTTTAAACATTTCTAGCATGCAACTTCATGGTACCATTCCTCCACATCTTGGAAACCTCTCATTTCTTGTTTCCCTCGACATCAGTAACAACACTTTTTATAGAGAATTGCCAGAGGAATTGGCTCATTTGCAGAGGTTGAAATTGATTGATGTCACGAGCAATAACTTCACTGGTGTCATTCCATCATTTTTAAGGTTGTTACCAGACCTTCGCATTGTGCGCCTTTCGAGCAACCAATTTTCGGGAGAAATACCATCTTCCCTTTCCAATCTAACAAAGCTGGAAGTATTGAACATACAGGGAAATTATCTCGAAGGAGAGATCCCTCAAGAACTTGGTCATCTTCGTTACATGACTATTTTAGACCTGCAATACAACTGGCTTACTGGCTCTATACCACCATCAATCTTTAACATTACGACAATGCAAGTCATTGCTCTTACTAGTAACAATCTTACTGGTAAGCTTCCAACAACTATATGTGACCATCTTCCAAACTTGGAAATGCTTTACCTTTCAACAAACTACCTAGAGGGTGTCATTCCACCAAACATCGGAAAATGCAGAAAGCTTCAATTCTTGTCACTGTCTGTCAATGAGTTCATTGGAACTATACCAAGAGAGCTAGCTAACTTAACAGCACTTAGAATATTAGAACTTCGAGAACAACACTTGGAAG GAGAGATACCAGTGGAGCTAGGTAACCTTAGGAAACTCCGGGCACTGTTATTATACCAAAATATGTTTACTGGTACCGTCCCTTCAAGCATTTTCAATATGTCGGAACTGCAGCACCTAGGACTTGGAGGAAATGAGCTTACTGGTACTTTACCTTCAGATTTAGGCTGTGGAATGCCCAGCCTAGAAGAATTTAGTTGTGCACAAAATCACTTTAGTGGTTTTGTCTCATCCACTATCTCAAATTCTTCAAGACTCATAGGTCTTGAATTCTCATTCAACAGTTTCACAGGTCCAATTCCTAAATCACTTGGTAACTTAAAATACCTTGAGTTTCTCAACTTGTGGGGGAATAATTTTTCCAGCGATTCATCAATGAGCTTCCTGACATCTTTGACAGACTGTAGGAATCTAAAAGTACTCTGGTTTGCTGATAATCCGTTGGGTGGTGTTTTTCCATCATCTGTTGGAAATTTCTCTAACTCTCTCCAAAGTTTTGTAGGACAGGATTGTCAACTGAAGGGCGTCATTCCTGAAGAAATTGGTAATCTTACTGGAGTGACAAAGATGAGTCTGTCTAACAATGAGTTGACTGGACATATCCCGAATACTATCCAAGGCATGCTGAGTCTTCAAGAACTTTACCTACAAAATAACAAGTTAGAAGGAACCATACCAGATGTTATATGCAATTTAAAGAAACTTGGTGCATTAAACTTGTCAAGAAATCAGTTTGCTGGTTCTGTGCCACCATGCTTAGGAAAAGTTACAAATTTGAGGAATATTAATCTAGCTTACAATAGACTGAACTCAAGCTTACCTGCAGCCTTGGGGGACCTTCATGATCTCATAGAATTCAATGTTTCATCCAATTTATTAGGTGGGCAAATTCCTATGGAGATTGGAAATTTAAATGCGGCAACACTTATTGATCTGtcaaaaaatgatttttttgggAAGATTCCTATCACTCTAAGGAGTCTGGATAAATTGACTAAACTTTCACTAGCACATAATAGATTAGATGGACCTATTCCAGATTCATTTGGAAAAATGTTGGCTTTGGAATTCTTGGATTTGAGCTATAACAATCTTAGCGGTGAAATTCCAAAGTCACTAGAAGCTCTTGTGTATCTCAAATATTTGAACATCTCATTTAATGAACTTAGTGGAGAGATTCCCACTGGTGGTCCTTTTACAAATGCCACAGATCAATCTTTCTTGTCCAATGATGCACTCTGTGGTGATTCCAAGTTTCATGTGTCACCATGCGTCATAAAATCTACCAAGACAAAAAAAGCAATCTTGGCTTTGTACACCCTTTTGGGAGTGGGCCTGCTGTTTCTTGCATTAACCTTCGCATATGTATATTTAAGAATGCGAATGCTAAAGAAGAATGCAGGTCAAGCAGAAGTGTTCCCGGTAAAAGGGCATGAAAGAATTTCCTATTATGAACTTGAACAAGCAACAGAAGGATTCAATGAAAGCAACTTACTTGGTAATGGGAGTTTCAGCACGGTTTACAAAGGAACACTTAAGGATGGAACCCCTTTAGCAGCAAAGGTTTTCAATGTGCAATTGGAGGGTGCATTCAAAAGTTTTGATACCGAATGTGAGATGCTACGCAACCTTCGCCACAGAAATCTGACCAAAATCATCACCAGCTGCTCCAACCTTGATTTCAAGGCCTTAGTGTTGGAATACATGCCCAATGGGACACTTGATAAATGGTTATACTCTCACAACTTGTTCTTGAACTTATTGCAGAGATTAGATATAATAATAGATGTTGCATCTGCAATGGACTATCTCCATAATGGCTTTTTAGCACCAATGGTGCATTCTGACTTGAAGCCAAGCAATGTCTTACTAGATCAAGAAATGGTTGGCCATGTCACTGATTTCGGCATTGCAAAATTACTAGGTGCAGGGGAGGCTTTTATTCAAACAGGGACGATTGCAACCCTTGGATATATTGCTCCAG AGTATGGCCAACATGGAATAGTATCCACGAGTTGCGATGTCTATAGTTTCGGCATCCTGATGATGGAGACATTTACAAGAATGAGACCAAGTGATGAGATATTTACTGGAGACTTGACCATACGACGTTGGGTTAGTGATTCTTTTCCAAGTAGAATTCATAAGGTGGTGGATGCTAATTTGGTACAACCAGGGAATGACCAAACGGATGCAAAGTTGCAGTGTGTGTTATCTATCATGAACTTAGCTTTGAGCTGCACCTTAGTGGCACCTGATGCAAGAATTAGCATGGGAGATGCTCTTTCTGCACTTAGAATGATCAGGCTTGAGTTTGTCAGTAGTCTACACTAG
- the LOC107799403 gene encoding uncharacterized protein LOC107799403 isoform X3 has protein sequence MGRISGNLLFALAVIFLLHDHTSIATVPSISTDVAALLALKSHISFYPNNILARNWSSSTPVCSWIGITCSSSHNRVTALNISSMQLHGTIPPHLGNLSFLVSLDISNNTFYRELPEELAHLQRLKLIDVTSNNFTGVIPSFLRLLPDLRIVRLSSNQFSGEIPSSLSNLTKLEVLNIQGNYLEGEIPQELGHLRYMTILDLQYNWLTGSIPPSIFNITTMQVIALTSNNLTGKLPTTICDHLPNLEMLYLSTNYLEGVIPPNIGKCRKLQFLSLSVNEFIGTIPRELANLTALRILELREQHLEGEIPVELGNLRKLRALLLYQNMFTGTVPSSIFNMSELQHLGLGGNELTGTLPSDLGCGMPSLEEFSCAQNHFSGFVSSTISNSSRLIGLEFSFNSFTGPIPKSLGNLKYLEFLNLWGNNFSSDSSMSFLTSLTDCRNLKVLWFADNPLGGVFPSSVGNFSNSLQSFVGQDCQLKGVIPEEIGNLTGVTKMSLSNNELTGHIPNTIQGMLSLQELYLQNNKLEGTIPDVICNLKKLGALNLSRNQFAGSVPPCLGKVTNLRNINLAYNRLNSSLPAALGDLHDLIEFNVSSNLLGGQIPMEIGNLNAATLIDLSKNDFFGKIPITLRSLDKLTKLSLAHNRLDGPIPDSFGKMLALEFLDLSYNNLSGEIPKSLEALVYLKYLNISFNELSGEIPTGGPFTNATDQSFLSNDALCGDSKFHVSPCVIKSTKTKKAILALYTLLGVGLLFLALTFAYVYLRMRMLKKNAGQAEVFPVKGHERISYYELEQATEGFNESNLLGNGSFSTVYKGTLKDGTPLAAKVFNVQLEGAFKSFDTECEMLRNLRHRNLTKIITSCSNLDFKALVLEYMPNGTLDKWCRGGFYSNRDDCNPWIYCSRVWPTWNSIHELRCL, from the exons ATGGGCAGAATTAGTGGCAATCTTCTCTTTGCTCTTGCAGTTATCTTTCTGCTTCATGATCATACTTCAATTGCTACTGTTCCCAGTATTAGCACTGATGTAGCTGCTCTTCTTGCTTTGAAATCTCACATTTCTTTTTATCCTAACAATATATTAGCAAGAAACTGGTCTTCTTCCACCCCAGTTTGCAGCTGGATTGGAATCACTTGCAGCTCCAGCCATAATCGAGTCACAGCTTTAAACATTTCTAGCATGCAACTTCATGGTACCATTCCTCCACATCTTGGAAACCTCTCATTTCTTGTTTCCCTCGACATCAGTAACAACACTTTTTATAGAGAATTGCCAGAGGAATTGGCTCATTTGCAGAGGTTGAAATTGATTGATGTCACGAGCAATAACTTCACTGGTGTCATTCCATCATTTTTAAGGTTGTTACCAGACCTTCGCATTGTGCGCCTTTCGAGCAACCAATTTTCGGGAGAAATACCATCTTCCCTTTCCAATCTAACAAAGCTGGAAGTATTGAACATACAGGGAAATTATCTCGAAGGAGAGATCCCTCAAGAACTTGGTCATCTTCGTTACATGACTATTTTAGACCTGCAATACAACTGGCTTACTGGCTCTATACCACCATCAATCTTTAACATTACGACAATGCAAGTCATTGCTCTTACTAGTAACAATCTTACTGGTAAGCTTCCAACAACTATATGTGACCATCTTCCAAACTTGGAAATGCTTTACCTTTCAACAAACTACCTAGAGGGTGTCATTCCACCAAACATCGGAAAATGCAGAAAGCTTCAATTCTTGTCACTGTCTGTCAATGAGTTCATTGGAACTATACCAAGAGAGCTAGCTAACTTAACAGCACTTAGAATATTAGAACTTCGAGAACAACACTTGGAAG GAGAGATACCAGTGGAGCTAGGTAACCTTAGGAAACTCCGGGCACTGTTATTATACCAAAATATGTTTACTGGTACCGTCCCTTCAAGCATTTTCAATATGTCGGAACTGCAGCACCTAGGACTTGGAGGAAATGAGCTTACTGGTACTTTACCTTCAGATTTAGGCTGTGGAATGCCCAGCCTAGAAGAATTTAGTTGTGCACAAAATCACTTTAGTGGTTTTGTCTCATCCACTATCTCAAATTCTTCAAGACTCATAGGTCTTGAATTCTCATTCAACAGTTTCACAGGTCCAATTCCTAAATCACTTGGTAACTTAAAATACCTTGAGTTTCTCAACTTGTGGGGGAATAATTTTTCCAGCGATTCATCAATGAGCTTCCTGACATCTTTGACAGACTGTAGGAATCTAAAAGTACTCTGGTTTGCTGATAATCCGTTGGGTGGTGTTTTTCCATCATCTGTTGGAAATTTCTCTAACTCTCTCCAAAGTTTTGTAGGACAGGATTGTCAACTGAAGGGCGTCATTCCTGAAGAAATTGGTAATCTTACTGGAGTGACAAAGATGAGTCTGTCTAACAATGAGTTGACTGGACATATCCCGAATACTATCCAAGGCATGCTGAGTCTTCAAGAACTTTACCTACAAAATAACAAGTTAGAAGGAACCATACCAGATGTTATATGCAATTTAAAGAAACTTGGTGCATTAAACTTGTCAAGAAATCAGTTTGCTGGTTCTGTGCCACCATGCTTAGGAAAAGTTACAAATTTGAGGAATATTAATCTAGCTTACAATAGACTGAACTCAAGCTTACCTGCAGCCTTGGGGGACCTTCATGATCTCATAGAATTCAATGTTTCATCCAATTTATTAGGTGGGCAAATTCCTATGGAGATTGGAAATTTAAATGCGGCAACACTTATTGATCTGtcaaaaaatgatttttttgggAAGATTCCTATCACTCTAAGGAGTCTGGATAAATTGACTAAACTTTCACTAGCACATAATAGATTAGATGGACCTATTCCAGATTCATTTGGAAAAATGTTGGCTTTGGAATTCTTGGATTTGAGCTATAACAATCTTAGCGGTGAAATTCCAAAGTCACTAGAAGCTCTTGTGTATCTCAAATATTTGAACATCTCATTTAATGAACTTAGTGGAGAGATTCCCACTGGTGGTCCTTTTACAAATGCCACAGATCAATCTTTCTTGTCCAATGATGCACTCTGTGGTGATTCCAAGTTTCATGTGTCACCATGCGTCATAAAATCTACCAAGACAAAAAAAGCAATCTTGGCTTTGTACACCCTTTTGGGAGTGGGCCTGCTGTTTCTTGCATTAACCTTCGCATATGTATATTTAAGAATGCGAATGCTAAAGAAGAATGCAGGTCAAGCAGAAGTGTTCCCGGTAAAAGGGCATGAAAGAATTTCCTATTATGAACTTGAACAAGCAACAGAAGGATTCAATGAAAGCAACTTACTTGGTAATGGGAGTTTCAGCACGGTTTACAAAGGAACACTTAAGGATGGAACCCCTTTAGCAGCAAAGGTTTTCAATGTGCAATTGGAGGGTGCATTCAAAAGTTTTGATACCGAATGTGAGATGCTACGCAACCTTCGCCACAGAAATCTGACCAAAATCATCACCAGCTGCTCCAACCTTGATTTCAAGGCCTTAGTGTTGGAATACATGCCCAATGGGACACTTGATAAATG GTGCAGGGGAGGCTTTTATTCAAACAGGGACGATTGCAACCCTTGGATATATTGCTCCAG AGTATGGCCAACATGGAATAGTATCCACGAGTTGCGATGTCTATAG
- the LOC107799403 gene encoding uncharacterized protein LOC107799403 isoform X2 — protein MGRISGNLLFALAVIFLLHDHTSIATVPSISTDVAALLALKSHISFYPNNILARNWSSSTPVCSWIGITCSSSHNRVTALNISSMQLHGTIPPHLGNLSFLVSLDISNNTFYRELPEELAHLQRLKLIDVTSNNFTGVIPSFLRLLPDLRIVRLSSNQFSGEIPSSLSNLTKLEVLNIQGNYLEGEIPQELGHLRYMTILDLQYNWLTGSIPPSIFNITTMQVIALTSNNLTGKLPTTICDHLPNLEMLYLSTNYLEGVIPPNIGKCRKLQFLSLSVNEFIGTIPRELANLTALRILELREQHLEGEIPVELGNLRKLRALLLYQNMFTGTVPSSIFNMSELQHLGLGGNELTGTLPSDLGCGMPSLEEFSCAQNHFSGFVSSTISNSSRLIGLEFSFNSFTGPIPKSLGNLKYLEFLNLWGNNFSSDSSMSFLTSLTDCRNLKVLWFADNPLGGVFPSSVGNFSNSLQSFVGQDCQLKGVIPEEIGNLTGVTKMSLSNNELTGHIPNTIQGMLSLQELYLQNNKLEGTIPDVICNLKKLGALNLSRNQFAGSVPPCLGKVTNLRNINLAYNRLNSSLPAALGDLHDLIEFNVSSNLLGGQIPMEIGNLNAATLIDLSKNDFFGKIPITLRSLDKLTKLSLAHNRLDGPIPDSFGKMLALEFLDLSYNNLSGEIPKSLEALVYLKYLNISFNELSGEIPTGGPFTNATDQSFLSNDALCGDSKFHVSPCVIKSTKTKKAILALYTLLGVGLLFLALTFAYVYLRMRMLKKNAGQAEVFPVKGHERISYYELEQATEGFNESNLLGNGSFSTVYKGTLKDGTPLAAKVFNVQLEGAFKSFDTECEMLRNLRHRNLTKIITSCSNLDFKALVLEYMPNGTLDKWLYSHNLFLNLLQRLDIIIDVASAMDYLHNGFLAPMVQGRLLFKQGRLQPLDILLQSMANME, from the exons ATGGGCAGAATTAGTGGCAATCTTCTCTTTGCTCTTGCAGTTATCTTTCTGCTTCATGATCATACTTCAATTGCTACTGTTCCCAGTATTAGCACTGATGTAGCTGCTCTTCTTGCTTTGAAATCTCACATTTCTTTTTATCCTAACAATATATTAGCAAGAAACTGGTCTTCTTCCACCCCAGTTTGCAGCTGGATTGGAATCACTTGCAGCTCCAGCCATAATCGAGTCACAGCTTTAAACATTTCTAGCATGCAACTTCATGGTACCATTCCTCCACATCTTGGAAACCTCTCATTTCTTGTTTCCCTCGACATCAGTAACAACACTTTTTATAGAGAATTGCCAGAGGAATTGGCTCATTTGCAGAGGTTGAAATTGATTGATGTCACGAGCAATAACTTCACTGGTGTCATTCCATCATTTTTAAGGTTGTTACCAGACCTTCGCATTGTGCGCCTTTCGAGCAACCAATTTTCGGGAGAAATACCATCTTCCCTTTCCAATCTAACAAAGCTGGAAGTATTGAACATACAGGGAAATTATCTCGAAGGAGAGATCCCTCAAGAACTTGGTCATCTTCGTTACATGACTATTTTAGACCTGCAATACAACTGGCTTACTGGCTCTATACCACCATCAATCTTTAACATTACGACAATGCAAGTCATTGCTCTTACTAGTAACAATCTTACTGGTAAGCTTCCAACAACTATATGTGACCATCTTCCAAACTTGGAAATGCTTTACCTTTCAACAAACTACCTAGAGGGTGTCATTCCACCAAACATCGGAAAATGCAGAAAGCTTCAATTCTTGTCACTGTCTGTCAATGAGTTCATTGGAACTATACCAAGAGAGCTAGCTAACTTAACAGCACTTAGAATATTAGAACTTCGAGAACAACACTTGGAAG GAGAGATACCAGTGGAGCTAGGTAACCTTAGGAAACTCCGGGCACTGTTATTATACCAAAATATGTTTACTGGTACCGTCCCTTCAAGCATTTTCAATATGTCGGAACTGCAGCACCTAGGACTTGGAGGAAATGAGCTTACTGGTACTTTACCTTCAGATTTAGGCTGTGGAATGCCCAGCCTAGAAGAATTTAGTTGTGCACAAAATCACTTTAGTGGTTTTGTCTCATCCACTATCTCAAATTCTTCAAGACTCATAGGTCTTGAATTCTCATTCAACAGTTTCACAGGTCCAATTCCTAAATCACTTGGTAACTTAAAATACCTTGAGTTTCTCAACTTGTGGGGGAATAATTTTTCCAGCGATTCATCAATGAGCTTCCTGACATCTTTGACAGACTGTAGGAATCTAAAAGTACTCTGGTTTGCTGATAATCCGTTGGGTGGTGTTTTTCCATCATCTGTTGGAAATTTCTCTAACTCTCTCCAAAGTTTTGTAGGACAGGATTGTCAACTGAAGGGCGTCATTCCTGAAGAAATTGGTAATCTTACTGGAGTGACAAAGATGAGTCTGTCTAACAATGAGTTGACTGGACATATCCCGAATACTATCCAAGGCATGCTGAGTCTTCAAGAACTTTACCTACAAAATAACAAGTTAGAAGGAACCATACCAGATGTTATATGCAATTTAAAGAAACTTGGTGCATTAAACTTGTCAAGAAATCAGTTTGCTGGTTCTGTGCCACCATGCTTAGGAAAAGTTACAAATTTGAGGAATATTAATCTAGCTTACAATAGACTGAACTCAAGCTTACCTGCAGCCTTGGGGGACCTTCATGATCTCATAGAATTCAATGTTTCATCCAATTTATTAGGTGGGCAAATTCCTATGGAGATTGGAAATTTAAATGCGGCAACACTTATTGATCTGtcaaaaaatgatttttttgggAAGATTCCTATCACTCTAAGGAGTCTGGATAAATTGACTAAACTTTCACTAGCACATAATAGATTAGATGGACCTATTCCAGATTCATTTGGAAAAATGTTGGCTTTGGAATTCTTGGATTTGAGCTATAACAATCTTAGCGGTGAAATTCCAAAGTCACTAGAAGCTCTTGTGTATCTCAAATATTTGAACATCTCATTTAATGAACTTAGTGGAGAGATTCCCACTGGTGGTCCTTTTACAAATGCCACAGATCAATCTTTCTTGTCCAATGATGCACTCTGTGGTGATTCCAAGTTTCATGTGTCACCATGCGTCATAAAATCTACCAAGACAAAAAAAGCAATCTTGGCTTTGTACACCCTTTTGGGAGTGGGCCTGCTGTTTCTTGCATTAACCTTCGCATATGTATATTTAAGAATGCGAATGCTAAAGAAGAATGCAGGTCAAGCAGAAGTGTTCCCGGTAAAAGGGCATGAAAGAATTTCCTATTATGAACTTGAACAAGCAACAGAAGGATTCAATGAAAGCAACTTACTTGGTAATGGGAGTTTCAGCACGGTTTACAAAGGAACACTTAAGGATGGAACCCCTTTAGCAGCAAAGGTTTTCAATGTGCAATTGGAGGGTGCATTCAAAAGTTTTGATACCGAATGTGAGATGCTACGCAACCTTCGCCACAGAAATCTGACCAAAATCATCACCAGCTGCTCCAACCTTGATTTCAAGGCCTTAGTGTTGGAATACATGCCCAATGGGACACTTGATAAATGGTTATACTCTCACAACTTGTTCTTGAACTTATTGCAGAGATTAGATATAATAATAGATGTTGCATCTGCAATGGACTATCTCCATAATGGCTTTTTAGCACCAATG GTGCAGGGGAGGCTTTTATTCAAACAGGGACGATTGCAACCCTTGGATATATTGCTCCAG AGTATGGCCAACATGGAATAG